One genomic window of Wenzhouxiangella sp. XN201 includes the following:
- a CDS encoding EAL domain-containing protein gives MKLTGSRAFRVAAIYAAAGVLWIFMSDSAVRQFTSDPGVLTTFQTYKGWLFVLASAVLVFWLSWRALGDQAGLIRELHQSAVVFERSHDGVVLSDHRRRIVSANPAFERMLDRPESRLRGLDLATLHAPGGNGNVFGRIEKALSREGHWRGELWIRGPDNGEYPYQVMVTDIGADRGGRELYAWIFSDIGELKQAQRRLEQLAYYDALTGLPNRLKVQDTLRRVLSEQSEQAERIAVLYIDLDHFRNVNDSFGHPTGDDLLVLVARRLQSVLPAGTGLACLGGDEFLIHASGIDSPAGASELAECTLAAVAEPFMLANSSEVYVTASIGICMYPEDAASATEMLQYANAAMYRAKQRGRNTWQFFSTSMVQSASRRLALDAQLRHALDAEEFVLHYQPVVSAGPQYRVCGVEALVRWRQADGSLLFPTEFIRATEESGLIVPLGQWVLEQACRQAASWENEGFEGLPVAVNLSARQFQTGRMVETVERALKDAKLSPELLNLEITESMLMEQVQAGQDVLRRLRAIGVHVSLDDFGTGYSSLSYVKEFDLDTLKIDRSFIRDLASSDSDRELVAAIIGMARCLRLKVVAEGVETLDQLDILTGMDCDCFQGFFFSQALPAADVPQIARALGQVRPEARSSGP, from the coding sequence ATGAAACTGACCGGCAGCCGTGCGTTCAGGGTGGCCGCGATCTATGCCGCGGCCGGCGTGCTTTGGATTTTCATGAGCGACTCGGCCGTGCGCCAGTTTACGTCCGACCCGGGCGTGCTGACCACCTTTCAGACCTACAAGGGCTGGCTGTTCGTCCTGGCCAGCGCGGTGCTGGTGTTCTGGCTGAGTTGGCGGGCGCTGGGCGACCAGGCCGGTCTGATTCGCGAGTTACACCAGTCGGCCGTGGTCTTCGAGCGCAGCCATGATGGCGTCGTGCTCAGCGACCACCGTCGGCGCATCGTGTCTGCCAATCCCGCCTTCGAGCGCATGCTGGACCGGCCGGAATCCCGACTGCGCGGGCTCGACCTGGCCACGCTCCATGCGCCGGGGGGCAATGGGAACGTGTTCGGCCGCATCGAAAAGGCCCTGTCCCGTGAAGGCCACTGGCGCGGTGAGCTGTGGATTCGGGGGCCCGACAACGGGGAATATCCCTACCAGGTGATGGTGACCGACATCGGTGCCGACCGCGGCGGCCGGGAACTGTACGCGTGGATCTTTTCTGATATCGGCGAACTCAAGCAAGCCCAGCGGCGCCTCGAACAACTGGCCTACTATGACGCACTGACCGGGCTGCCGAATCGCCTGAAGGTGCAGGACACGCTGCGCCGTGTGCTTTCCGAACAGTCCGAGCAAGCCGAGCGCATCGCCGTCCTCTACATCGACCTCGATCATTTCCGCAACGTCAACGACAGTTTTGGTCATCCGACCGGTGACGACCTGCTGGTGCTGGTGGCACGACGTCTGCAAAGCGTGCTGCCGGCGGGTACGGGCCTGGCCTGTCTGGGTGGCGATGAGTTTCTCATTCACGCTTCAGGCATTGACTCACCCGCCGGTGCATCTGAACTGGCCGAGTGCACCCTGGCTGCGGTAGCCGAACCATTCATGCTGGCCAATAGCAGCGAAGTCTATGTGACCGCCAGTATCGGGATCTGTATGTATCCGGAAGATGCGGCGTCGGCCACCGAAATGCTGCAATACGCCAATGCCGCCATGTATCGGGCCAAGCAGCGCGGGCGCAATACCTGGCAGTTTTTCTCGACCTCCATGGTGCAGTCGGCCAGCCGCCGCCTGGCGCTCGATGCCCAACTTCGACATGCGCTCGATGCCGAGGAGTTCGTGCTGCACTATCAGCCGGTCGTGTCAGCCGGACCGCAATACCGGGTTTGCGGCGTAGAGGCCCTGGTGCGCTGGCGTCAGGCGGATGGAAGCCTGCTTTTCCCGACCGAGTTCATTCGGGCCACCGAGGAATCCGGCCTGATCGTGCCGCTGGGCCAGTGGGTCCTCGAGCAGGCCTGCCGGCAGGCCGCAAGCTGGGAAAACGAGGGTTTCGAAGGCTTGCCGGTTGCCGTCAACCTGTCCGCGCGCCAGTTCCAGACGGGACGAATGGTGGAAACGGTCGAGCGAGCACTCAAGGATGCCAAGCTCTCACCGGAGTTGCTGAACCTCGAAATTACCGAATCGATGCTGATGGAACAGGTTCAGGCGGGGCAGGATGTGCTCAGGCGTCTGCGCGCCATCGGCGTGCACGTTTCCCTGGATGATTTCGGTACCGGCTACTCCTCGCTCTCCTATGTCAAGGAATTCGATCTTGACACCCTCAAGATCGATCGCTCCTTCATCCGTGATCTGGCCTCGAGCGATTCGGACCGGGAATTGGTCGCCGCCATCATCGGCATGGCGCGATGCCTGCGCCTGAAAGTTGTCGCCGAGGGAGTGGAAACGCTCGATCAGCTAGACATTCTGACCGGTATGGACTGTGACTGCTTCCAGGGATTTTTCTTCAGTCAAGCGCTGCCTGCGGCCGATGTGCCGCAAATTGCCCGCGCCCTCGGGCAGGTCAGACCCGAGGCCCGATCATCTGGGCCGTGA
- a CDS encoding YSC84-related protein, with protein sequence MLLTERLKSFALCLTLASLLAGCASTPSSDTLISESRSALASFVDHDPGLQRWIDEAYGYTVFPNIGKGGFWVGGGFGRGIVFEQGKPVGRATVSQATIGAQIGAQSYSQVIFFRDESALRRFQRERFEFSAQATAVAATEGKAATTSYERGVAVFNHARGGLMAEASVGGQKFRYWSL encoded by the coding sequence ATGCTGCTGACTGAACGACTGAAGTCATTCGCCCTGTGCCTGACCCTGGCCAGCCTGCTCGCTGGCTGCGCCTCGACTCCGTCGAGCGACACCCTGATCAGTGAATCACGCTCGGCACTGGCCAGTTTTGTCGATCACGATCCCGGGCTCCAGCGCTGGATCGACGAGGCCTATGGCTACACGGTATTTCCCAATATCGGTAAAGGTGGTTTCTGGGTCGGCGGCGGCTTTGGCCGAGGCATCGTGTTCGAACAGGGCAAACCGGTCGGGCGTGCAACCGTCTCGCAGGCGACCATCGGAGCACAGATCGGGGCGCAGTCCTACAGCCAGGTGATCTTTTTCCGCGACGAGTCCGCCCTGCGCCGCTTCCAGCGGGAACGTTTCGAGTTCTCGGCCCAGGCAACGGCCGTGGCCGCCACCGAAGGCAAGGCCGCGACCACCAGCTATGAACGTGGTGTGGCGGTATTCAACCACGCGCGCGGCGGGCTGATGGCGGAAGCATCCGTGGGCGGACAGAAATTCCGTTACTGGTCGCTGTAG
- a CDS encoding ABC transporter transmembrane domain-containing protein, translating into MNEDLTMQQSGKRELGSLRALGPFVARYRAQILLALVFLLVSAAGALAIPAAVGQVIDRGFMAEDLERINRWFWLLFGAAAMMAVGGGLRFYWVSWLGQRVVADIRKAVYARVLSMSPEFFSTTRTGEVLSRLNTDTTLVETLVGSTVSFGVRNVLMLVASSLALVVTAPKLAGVIGLLIGLIVVPVILLGRWVRRLSRNTQDRVADFSALGDESINAVQTVQAFAQEDRERSRFDRAVESAFIAARDRIRASALLIVLVILMTFAAITFVLWLGARSVLAGAMTPGQLGQFVLYAAIAAGSTASLSEIWSQLQRAAGAMERLAELLEARPVIVSPPEPRGLPVGPLSVRFEDVRFAYPARPDQAVLDGLELDVKPGETVAIVGPSGAGKSTLFQLLLRFHDPDAGCIRVGGIDLRELDLAALRRSLGLVPQDVVMFSGSASENIAYGRPDAEEAAVVSAARAAHAEEFIAHWPQGYATFLGERGMHLSGGQRQRIAIARALIKDPALLLLDEATASLDAESERLVQDALNDISANRTVLVIAHRLATVRRADRILVLDGGRVVAEGTHEELVAANALYARLARLQFLESAD; encoded by the coding sequence ATGAACGAGGACCTGACCATGCAGCAATCAGGCAAACGCGAACTCGGCTCACTGCGTGCGCTCGGGCCCTTTGTCGCCCGTTACCGCGCACAGATCCTGCTGGCGCTGGTCTTCCTGCTCGTCTCGGCCGCGGGTGCGCTGGCCATACCGGCTGCGGTGGGGCAGGTTATTGATCGCGGCTTCATGGCCGAGGATCTGGAGCGCATCAACCGTTGGTTCTGGCTGCTATTCGGTGCTGCCGCGATGATGGCCGTCGGCGGCGGCTTGCGCTTTTACTGGGTCAGTTGGCTGGGCCAGCGCGTGGTTGCCGACATCCGCAAGGCTGTCTACGCCCGCGTGCTGTCGATGAGCCCGGAATTCTTCAGCACCACGCGCACCGGTGAAGTGCTCTCCAGGCTCAACACGGACACCACCCTGGTCGAGACCCTGGTTGGCTCAACCGTGTCCTTCGGCGTGCGCAATGTGCTCATGCTGGTGGCCAGCTCCCTGGCCCTGGTCGTGACCGCACCCAAACTGGCCGGCGTGATCGGCCTGCTGATCGGCCTGATCGTCGTGCCGGTCATCCTGCTCGGTCGCTGGGTACGCCGCCTGTCGCGCAATACCCAGGACCGCGTGGCCGATTTCAGCGCGCTCGGTGACGAATCGATCAATGCCGTGCAGACGGTCCAGGCCTTCGCCCAGGAAGACCGAGAGCGCAGCCGCTTCGACCGGGCGGTGGAGTCGGCCTTCATTGCTGCCCGCGATCGCATTCGCGCCAGCGCGCTGCTGATCGTGCTGGTCATTCTGATGACTTTCGCGGCGATCACCTTCGTACTTTGGCTGGGTGCGCGTTCGGTGTTGGCTGGTGCCATGACTCCGGGCCAGCTCGGGCAGTTCGTGCTGTATGCCGCCATCGCAGCCGGTTCGACGGCCAGCCTGAGTGAGATCTGGAGTCAGCTGCAGCGTGCCGCCGGCGCCATGGAGCGCCTGGCCGAACTGCTCGAGGCCAGGCCGGTCATTGTCTCCCCACCCGAACCGCGCGGGCTGCCAGTCGGCCCGTTGTCCGTGCGGTTCGAAGATGTGCGTTTCGCTTATCCGGCGCGGCCGGACCAGGCGGTTCTGGACGGGCTCGAGCTGGACGTGAAACCGGGCGAAACGGTTGCCATCGTGGGGCCCTCCGGGGCCGGGAAGTCGACGCTGTTCCAGTTGCTGCTGCGCTTCCACGATCCCGATGCCGGATGTATCAGGGTTGGCGGAATCGACCTGCGTGAACTCGACCTGGCCGCACTTCGTCGTTCGCTCGGGCTGGTGCCCCAGGACGTTGTCATGTTTTCCGGCTCGGCTAGCGAGAATATTGCCTACGGACGGCCGGACGCCGAAGAGGCAGCGGTGGTTTCTGCCGCCCGTGCTGCCCACGCCGAGGAATTCATTGCGCACTGGCCGCAAGGGTACGCCACATTCCTGGGTGAGCGGGGCATGCACCTGTCGGGTGGGCAGCGCCAGCGCATTGCCATCGCGCGGGCTCTGATCAAGGATCCCGCCCTGTTACTGCTTGATGAAGCCACCGCCAGCCTGGATGCCGAAAGCGAGCGCCTGGTTCAGGATGCGCTCAATGACATCAGCGCCAATCGCACAGTCCTGGTCATCGCACATCGCCTGGCCACGGTACGGCGCGCCGATCGCATTCTTGTGCTCGATGGCGGGCGTGTGGTGGCCGAGGGAACCCACGAGGAACTGGTCGCCGCCAATGCGCTCTATGCGCGGTTGGCCCGCTTGCAGTTCCTGGAGTCGGCCGACTGA
- the rarD gene encoding EamA family transporter RarD: MSTDRERTLGLIAALGAFGIWGLAPLYFKLLGTVRADEIIAHRVIWSMLLLAAVLAVRERRRFFIHIRVRPRVLLALAISSVLIAANWLTFVYAINSDRVLSTSLGYFINPLVSVLLGLLVFRETLSRLQVLAVLLAAAGTAWMTLRVGQFPWIALILAFSFALYGLVRKKTDVGPLVGLFWETLLMTPVALLWLFWLSRQGMLAFDPAHVPEATLLAGTGLITLVPLVLFAAAVRRLNLGTIGLMQYLAPSMTFVLAVFLFDEPFTPDHATTFGLIWTGLLLFTWAGWRHYRRGRALSRGTA; this comes from the coding sequence TTGAGTACTGACCGAGAACGAACGTTGGGCCTGATTGCGGCGCTGGGCGCCTTCGGCATCTGGGGCCTGGCGCCACTCTACTTCAAGCTGCTTGGTACGGTCCGGGCCGATGAGATCATTGCCCATCGCGTGATCTGGTCGATGCTGTTGCTCGCCGCGGTGCTGGCCGTGCGCGAACGTCGGCGTTTTTTTATCCACATCCGAGTCCGGCCGCGCGTGCTGCTGGCCCTGGCCATCAGCTCGGTTCTGATCGCGGCCAACTGGCTGACTTTCGTGTATGCCATCAACTCGGATCGTGTGCTGTCAACGAGCCTGGGCTACTTCATCAATCCCTTGGTCAGTGTCCTGCTCGGTCTGCTGGTCTTTCGCGAAACTTTGAGCCGGCTACAGGTTCTGGCCGTGCTGCTGGCGGCCGCGGGGACTGCCTGGATGACCCTGCGCGTGGGTCAGTTCCCCTGGATTGCCCTGATCCTGGCATTCAGTTTTGCCCTCTATGGCCTGGTCCGGAAGAAGACCGATGTCGGTCCGCTGGTCGGTCTGTTCTGGGAAACCCTGCTGATGACGCCCGTCGCCCTTTTGTGGCTGTTCTGGTTGAGCCGGCAGGGGATGCTGGCATTCGACCCCGCCCATGTCCCGGAAGCGACACTGCTGGCCGGCACCGGGCTGATTACCCTGGTTCCGCTGGTACTGTTCGCCGCGGCCGTGCGGCGTCTCAATCTCGGTACCATTGGTCTCATGCAGTACCTGGCACCGAGCATGACCTTTGTGTTGGCGGTCTTCCTGTTCGATGAGCCCTTCACGCCGGATCATGCCACTACCTTCGGCCTGATCTGGACCGGCCTGTTACTGTTCACCTGGGCCGGCTGGCGACATTACCGGCGCGGGCGGGCACTCTCCCGAGGAACGGCATGA
- the rplQ gene encoding 50S ribosomal protein L17, with amino-acid sequence MRHRKAGRKLNRNSPHRRAMFRNMTASLIEHELIKTTLPKAKELRRVAEPLITLAKDDSVSARRLAFNRLRDKDAVGKLFSELGPRYRERPGGYLRILKCGFRNGDNAPMAYVELVDRPDAPAADNAE; translated from the coding sequence ATGCGTCATCGCAAAGCAGGTCGCAAGCTCAACCGGAATTCGCCGCACCGTCGCGCGATGTTCCGCAATATGACTGCCAGCCTGATCGAACATGAGCTGATCAAGACCACGTTGCCCAAGGCCAAGGAATTGCGGCGCGTGGCTGAGCCGCTGATCACCCTGGCCAAGGACGACAGCGTTTCCGCGCGGCGCCTGGCCTTCAATCGCCTGCGCGACAAGGATGCGGTGGGCAAGCTCTTTTCCGAGCTGGGTCCGCGCTATCGGGAGCGCCCAGGCGGTTATCTGCGCATTCTCAAGTGCGGTTTCCGCAACGGCGACAACGCGCCCATGGCCTACGTGGAGCTGGTGGATCGCCCGGATGCGCCGGCCGCCGACAACGCTGAATAG
- the rpoA gene encoding DNA-directed RNA polymerase subunit alpha, with translation MLKPKGLVVDEISPRRARITLEPLERGFGHTLGNALRRILLSSIPGSAITEAEMDGVLHEYTAVDGLQEDIVEVLLNLKDVAIRMHSRDEATLTLSKDKKGPVTAGDIQLDHDIELVNPDHVICTLTKDTKLRMQLKVTRGVGYQPAAALRFTEEESRTIGRLQLDASYCPVHRVAYSVESARVGQRTDLDKLVLDIETNGTMSCEDAVKLAAGILVDQMSVFVEFVAREKDETETATESFDPILLRPIDDLELTVRSANCLKAEHIQYVGDLVQRTETELLKTPNLGKKSLTEIKTVLATHDLSLGTRLENWPPPSLARTEH, from the coding sequence ATGCTCAAGCCCAAGGGTCTCGTGGTCGACGAGATTTCGCCGCGTCGCGCTCGCATTACGCTCGAGCCGCTCGAGCGCGGTTTCGGCCACACCCTGGGTAACGCCCTGCGGCGCATTCTGCTGTCGTCGATTCCCGGTAGCGCGATTACCGAGGCCGAGATGGACGGCGTGCTGCACGAGTACACCGCTGTCGACGGTCTTCAGGAAGACATCGTCGAGGTCCTGCTCAATCTCAAGGACGTTGCGATTCGCATGCACTCGCGCGATGAAGCCACGCTGACCTTGAGCAAGGACAAGAAGGGTCCGGTCACGGCCGGCGATATTCAGCTTGATCATGACATCGAGTTGGTGAATCCGGACCACGTGATTTGCACGCTGACCAAGGACACGAAGCTTCGCATGCAGCTCAAGGTCACGCGAGGTGTTGGCTACCAGCCTGCCGCGGCGCTGCGCTTTACCGAGGAAGAGTCGCGTACCATCGGTCGCCTGCAGCTCGACGCCTCGTACTGCCCGGTCCACCGCGTGGCCTACAGCGTCGAAAGCGCGCGTGTTGGCCAGCGAACCGATCTTGACAAGCTGGTGCTGGACATCGAAACCAACGGCACCATGAGCTGCGAGGACGCGGTCAAGCTGGCTGCGGGAATCCTTGTCGATCAGATGTCGGTATTTGTCGAGTTCGTCGCCCGCGAGAAGGATGAGACGGAAACGGCCACCGAAAGCTTCGATCCGATCCTGCTCAGGCCGATCGATGACCTGGAACTGACGGTGCGTTCAGCCAACTGTCTCAAGGCCGAACACATCCAGTACGTGGGCGATCTGGTACAGCGGACCGAAACCGAGCTGCTCAAGACGCCGAATCTGGGCAAGAAGTCCCTGACCGAAATCAAGACGGTGCTGGCGACCCACGATCTGTCGCTTGGAACCCGCCTGGAAAACTGGCCGCCGCCCTCGCTGGCGCGCACCGAGCACTGA
- the rpsD gene encoding 30S ribosomal protein S4 has protein sequence MARYTGPTCKLARREGVDLNLKSPARGLESKCKLNQPPGQHGDSRRQRLSDYALQLREKQKVRRMYGVLEKQFRNYYKEAARRKGATGENLLQLLENRLDNVVYRMGFAVTRAQARQLVSHKSIEVNGKVVNIASYQVQADDRIAIREKAKKQLRIQEAINVARELDLVPGWIDVDFDKMEGVFKVSPDRDDLPPDINENLIVELYSK, from the coding sequence ATGGCTAGATATACTGGACCCACCTGCAAGCTCGCGCGCCGCGAAGGCGTCGATCTCAATCTCAAGAGCCCGGCACGCGGCCTTGAGTCGAAGTGCAAGCTTAACCAGCCGCCAGGGCAGCATGGCGACAGTCGTCGTCAGCGACTGTCCGACTATGCGCTGCAGCTGCGGGAGAAGCAGAAGGTACGTCGTATGTATGGCGTGCTGGAGAAGCAGTTCCGCAACTACTACAAGGAAGCGGCACGCCGCAAAGGCGCTACGGGCGAGAACCTGCTGCAGCTGCTGGAGAACCGACTCGACAACGTGGTCTATCGCATGGGCTTTGCGGTAACGCGCGCCCAGGCCAGGCAGCTGGTCAGCCACAAGTCGATCGAGGTCAATGGCAAGGTCGTCAATATCGCGTCGTACCAGGTGCAGGCTGACGATCGCATCGCGATTCGCGAAAAGGCGAAGAAGCAGCTACGCATCCAGGAGGCGATTAATGTCGCGCGCGAACTGGATCTGGTGCCCGGCTGGATCGATGTCGACTTCGACAAGATGGAAGGTGTCTTCAAGGTGTCGCCGGACCGCGATGATCTGCCGCCGGACATCAATGAGAACCTGATCGTCGAGTTGTACTCGAAGTAA